Proteins encoded in a region of the Pseudomonadota bacterium genome:
- a CDS encoding CDP-alcohol phosphatidyltransferase family protein has product MSTSVYIFHESPVKLWGLTSRERIERVLAKVGIHNFISDPRQATTDTILLLRADYLYDDRVIQNLLETPDTILLIPKAGREIPVAAQVKSGLAAKTYSYLNDGQQDEALQDLKLVTPQTLTPAYQQRLRKFDPPFVLPITEQNRQSLEKHLFSWSYKGITDLVTKWCWPFPARLAVGVCVRRGWKPNQVTLAGLGLVILASILFYTGFYALGLVAGWMMTFFDTVDGKLARVTVTSSKFGHIFDHAIDLIHPPFWYVAWGLGLANSSPVLSPSHLPLILWLIVGTYLTGRLVEAIFTSMLGRFGIFSWHPIDSYFRLITGRRNPNLILLTISTLFGRPDLGLLAVAFWTVVTSLFMLVRLAMAIKTRFTSGPLTPWLSKIDPEEKPKPLAVRLFTRPPTILPDGSRG; this is encoded by the coding sequence ATGTCCACCAGCGTCTATATCTTCCATGAAAGTCCGGTAAAACTTTGGGGGTTAACCTCCCGTGAACGTATTGAACGCGTTTTAGCCAAAGTCGGAATACATAATTTCATCTCTGACCCCAGGCAGGCAACAACGGATACTATCTTGCTGCTCCGCGCCGATTATCTCTACGACGATCGGGTCATCCAAAATTTGCTGGAAACACCTGATACCATCTTGCTGATTCCAAAAGCAGGCCGCGAAATTCCGGTCGCCGCCCAGGTCAAATCAGGCCTGGCTGCTAAAACCTACAGCTATCTTAACGATGGTCAACAGGATGAAGCCCTGCAAGATCTTAAACTGGTTACGCCGCAAACGCTAACCCCGGCATATCAGCAACGCCTGCGGAAATTTGACCCGCCTTTTGTGTTGCCGATTACGGAGCAAAATCGCCAAAGTCTGGAAAAACATCTTTTTTCCTGGTCATATAAAGGCATAACCGACCTGGTCACTAAATGGTGCTGGCCATTTCCCGCCCGGCTGGCAGTGGGGGTCTGCGTTCGTCGCGGCTGGAAACCCAATCAGGTAACCTTGGCGGGCCTGGGGCTGGTCATCCTGGCCAGCATTTTATTTTATACCGGTTTCTACGCTCTTGGCCTGGTGGCCGGCTGGATGATGACTTTTTTTGATACGGTGGACGGAAAACTTGCCCGGGTCACGGTTACTTCCAGCAAATTTGGTCACATTTTTGATCATGCCATTGACCTTATCCACCCACCCTTCTGGTATGTCGCCTGGGGATTAGGCCTGGCAAACAGCTCCCCTGTACTGTCACCTTCCCATTTGCCGCTGATTTTGTGGCTGATAGTCGGCACCTATCTCACCGGCCGTCTGGTGGAGGCTATCTTTACCAGCATGCTGGGACGTTTTGGAATCTTTTCCTGGCATCCCATAGATTCCTATTTCCGCCTGATTACCGGACGTCGCAACCCGAACCTTATCCTTCTAACCATCAGTACCCTGTTCGGCCGCCCTGACTTGGGATTATTGGCCGTGGCCTTCTGGACTGTTGTCACCAGCCTGTTTATGCTTGTACGACTGGCAATGGCAATCAAGACCAGGTTCACCAGCGGCCCTTTAACCCCGTGGTTAAGTAAAATAGACCCGGAAGAAAAACCCAAACCACTGGCAGTACGATTATTCACCCGACCACCTACTATATTGCCGGACGGCAGCCGGGGTTGA
- a CDS encoding metallophosphoesterase has product MMVVKPEECRCEELPEIMMSETGNPSPFILAHLSDPHFFSTTGSRLSDFLNKRLYGYLSWCWRRRHEHSDKVISALVEDLKCQHPDHITVTGDLTHLGLPDEYRLAAEFLRLLGPPERVTAIPGNHDAYVPSAWENGRNLWRPYLVGDSVNSPGEKPKISFPFIRERGDVVFIGLSTANSCLPLLATGTLGKAQLQHLEALLNEYGSRQQCRVILIHHPPVAGVISWRKRLTDYRDFCELLQRQGAELVLHGHAHIASCSFLETPTGRIPVVGVPSASAIGRTPDRRSEYNLYRIARNNQGWQVNFKRHRYSFSENKFFERGSWQPLLP; this is encoded by the coding sequence ATGATGGTTGTAAAGCCTGAAGAGTGCCGTTGTGAAGAGCTTCCGGAAATCATGATGTCTGAAACTGGAAATCCCTCCCCATTTATTCTGGCACATCTATCTGATCCTCATTTTTTTTCAACCACCGGCAGCCGGTTGAGTGATTTTCTCAATAAACGTTTGTATGGTTATCTCTCATGGTGTTGGCGTCGCCGGCATGAACATAGCGATAAGGTTATCTCGGCTCTGGTTGAAGATCTGAAATGCCAGCATCCGGATCATATCACGGTGACCGGGGATTTAACCCACCTGGGACTGCCTGATGAATATCGTCTGGCAGCGGAATTTCTGCGTTTACTAGGGCCGCCGGAGCGAGTGACGGCCATCCCCGGTAATCATGATGCTTATGTGCCCTCAGCCTGGGAGAATGGCCGGAATTTATGGAGACCCTATCTGGTTGGCGATAGTGTCAATTCACCCGGGGAAAAGCCGAAGATCTCATTTCCTTTCATCCGTGAACGGGGAGATGTAGTTTTCATTGGTTTATCTACCGCCAACTCCTGTCTGCCTCTTCTGGCTACCGGGACCCTTGGTAAAGCGCAATTGCAGCATTTGGAAGCCCTACTGAACGAATATGGTTCGCGGCAGCAATGCAGGGTGATTTTAATCCATCATCCCCCGGTTGCCGGTGTCATCAGCTGGCGTAAAAGGCTGACGGATTACCGGGATTTTTGTGAGCTGTTGCAGCGCCAGGGAGCCGAGCTGGTATTGCATGGCCATGCCCATATTGCTTCCTGTTCATTTCTGGAAACGCCGACTGGTCGTATCCCTGTTGTCGGGGTGCCTTCGGCATCGGCCATCGGTAGAACTCCCGATCGACGGTCAGAATATAATCTTTACCGTATTGCTCGTAACAATCAAGGTTGGCAGGTAAATTTCAAACGGCATCGTTATTCGTTCAGTGAAAATAAATTTTTTGAGCGTGGCAGCTGGCAGCCCTTGTTACCATGA